The following proteins are encoded in a genomic region of Pseudomonas sp. Os17:
- the truB gene encoding tRNA pseudouridine(55) synthase TruB — MAQVKRIRRNVSGIILLDKPLGFTSNAALQKVRWLLNAEKAGHTGSLDPLATGVLPLCFGEATKFSQYLLDSDKGYETLMQLGKTTTTADAEGEVLQTREVTVGRADIEAVLPEFRGEIKQIPPMYSALKRDGQPLYKLARAGEVVEREPRSVTIARLELLACEGDTARLAVDCSKGTYIRTLVEDIGEKLGCGAYVAELRRTQAGPFSLAQTVTLEELEAVHAEGGNEAVDRFLMPSDSGLLDWPLLQFSEHSAFYWLNGQPVRAPDAPKFGMVRVQDHNGRFIGIGEVSEDGRIAPRRLIRSE; from the coding sequence GTGGCTCAGGTCAAGCGTATCCGTCGTAACGTCAGCGGCATCATCCTCCTGGACAAGCCGCTGGGCTTCACCTCCAACGCGGCGCTGCAGAAAGTCCGCTGGTTGCTCAATGCCGAGAAAGCCGGTCATACCGGCAGCCTCGACCCCCTGGCCACCGGTGTGCTGCCGCTGTGCTTTGGCGAGGCCACCAAGTTCTCGCAATACCTGCTCGATTCCGACAAGGGTTACGAAACCCTGATGCAATTGGGCAAGACCACCACCACGGCGGACGCTGAAGGCGAAGTTTTGCAGACCCGTGAAGTGACCGTTGGTCGTGCCGATATCGAAGCGGTATTGCCGGAATTTCGCGGTGAAATCAAACAGATACCGCCGATGTACTCCGCCCTCAAGCGCGATGGCCAGCCCCTCTACAAACTGGCTCGTGCAGGGGAAGTGGTGGAGCGCGAACCGCGTTCTGTTACTATTGCGCGCTTGGAATTACTCGCCTGTGAAGGCGACACTGCGCGCCTGGCGGTGGACTGCAGCAAAGGCACCTATATCCGCACCCTGGTGGAAGATATCGGTGAAAAGCTCGGCTGCGGTGCTTACGTTGCAGAACTGCGACGGACCCAGGCCGGACCTTTCAGCCTGGCCCAGACGGTCACCCTGGAAGAGCTTGAAGCCGTGCACGCCGAAGGCGGCAACGAAGCGGTAGACCGCTTCCTGATGCCATCGGACAGCGGCTTGCTGGATTGGCCGCTGCTGCAGTTCTCGGAGCACAGCGCGTTCTACTGGCTCAATGGCCAGCCGGTACGTGCCCCGGATGCACCGAAGTTCGGCATGGTGCGGGTACAGGATCACAACGGTCGCTTCATCGGTATCGGTGAAGTGAGCGAAGACGGGCGCATCGCGCCGCGTCGACTGATTCGGTCAGAATGA
- the rpsO gene encoding 30S ribosomal protein S15, with protein MALSVEEKAQIVTDYQQAVGDTGSPEVQVALLTANINKLQGHFKANGKDHHSRRGLIRMVNQRRKLLDYLKGKDLSRYSTLIARLGLRR; from the coding sequence ATGGCACTCAGCGTTGAAGAAAAAGCTCAGATCGTAACCGACTACCAGCAAGCTGTTGGTGACACTGGTTCGCCAGAAGTGCAAGTTGCACTGCTGACCGCCAACATCAACAAACTGCAAGGTCACTTCAAAGCCAACGGTAAAGACCACCACTCCCGTCGTGGCCTGATCCGCATGGTAAACCAGCGTCGTAAGCTGCTGGACTACCTGAAAGGCAAAGACCTGAGCCGTTACAGCACCCTGATCGCTCGTCTGGGTCTGCGTCGCTAA
- the ampE gene encoding regulatory signaling modulator protein AmpE, whose product MSFLVLLLAVWVEKFSALRQRVQRDGWWLKNLAQLESSPRLAAHPWWLLLILVLLPVALLGLLLLVLQPVAYGLLALPLHLLVVIYALGRGDLLGGLGPFRDAWRREDLQAAVHVAKRDLDIGADSGEQLLERVQGYVLWQAFQSFFVVIFWYFLLGPVAALSYRLLALAAEHGKNPALVERAAQLRHAFDWLPVRLLAASFALVGNFVAVSRVMLHELLNWHISAAQLVERVGLVAAEIPPPLTGPEGINSLDRIWELLLRAAVLWYAGFALWTVLA is encoded by the coding sequence ATGAGTTTTCTAGTGTTGCTGCTAGCGGTGTGGGTCGAGAAATTCTCGGCCTTGCGGCAGCGGGTGCAGCGTGACGGCTGGTGGCTGAAGAACCTGGCGCAGCTGGAGTCCAGCCCGCGTCTGGCCGCACACCCCTGGTGGCTGTTGCTGATACTGGTGCTGCTGCCGGTGGCCTTGCTCGGTCTGCTGTTACTGGTGCTGCAACCGGTGGCCTACGGGCTGCTGGCCTTGCCGCTGCATCTGCTGGTGGTGATCTACGCCCTGGGGCGCGGAGATCTGCTTGGGGGCCTCGGGCCGTTTCGCGACGCCTGGCGGCGCGAGGACCTGCAAGCGGCGGTGCATGTCGCCAAGCGTGACCTGGACATTGGCGCCGACAGCGGCGAGCAACTGCTGGAGCGGGTGCAGGGCTATGTGCTGTGGCAGGCCTTCCAGAGCTTCTTTGTGGTGATCTTCTGGTACTTCCTGCTGGGGCCGGTGGCAGCCTTGAGCTACCGCCTGCTGGCCCTGGCTGCCGAGCACGGCAAGAATCCCGCCCTGGTGGAGCGTGCCGCGCAACTGCGCCATGCCTTCGACTGGTTGCCCGTGCGCCTGCTGGCGGCGAGCTTCGCCCTGGTGGGCAACTTCGTGGCCGTGAGCCGGGTGATGCTCCACGAGTTGCTCAACTGGCACATCAGTGCTGCCCAGCTGGTGGAGCGGGTCGGCCTGGTGGCCGCTGAAATTCCGCCACCCCTGACCGGCCCCGAAGGCATCAACAGCCTGGACCGCATCTGGGAATTGCTGCTGCGGGCCGCCGTGCTCTGGTACGCCGGTTTTGCCCTGTGGACCGTCCTGGCCTGA
- the pnp gene encoding polyribonucleotide nucleotidyltransferase, whose translation MNPVIKKFQFGQSTVTLETGRIARQASGAVLVTVDDDVSVLVTVVGAKQADPGKGFFPLSVHYQEKTYAAGKIPGGFFKREGRPSEKETLTSRLIDRPIRPLFPEGFMNEVQVVCTVVSTSKKTDPDIAAMIGTSAALAISGIPFDGPIGAARVAFHESTGYLLNPTYEQLAASSLDMVVAGTEEAVLMVESEAKELTEDQMLGAVLFAHDEFQSVIKAVKELAAEAAKPTWDWAAAPEATELLGAIRAEFGEAISQAYTITVKADRYARLGELKDQVVAKLSGEEGQPSAAEVKAAFGEIEYRTVRENIVNGKPRIDGRDTRTVRPLNIEVGVLPKTHGSALFTRGETQALVVATLGTARDAQLLDTLEGEKKDPFMLHYNFPPFSVGECGRMGGAGRREIGHGRLARRSVQAMLPAADVFPYTIRVVSEITESNGSSSMASVCGASLALMDAGVPMKAPVAGIAMGLVKEGEKFAVLTDILGDEDHLGDMDFKVAGTAKGVTALQMDIKIKGITEEIMEIALGQALEARLNILGQMNQIIGQSRSELSANAPTMIAMKIDTDKIRDVIGKGGATIRAICEETKASIDIEDDGSIKIFGETKEAAEAARQRVLGITAEAEIGKIYLGKVERIVDFGAFVNILPGKDGLVHISMLSDARVEKVTDILKEGQEVEVLVLDVDNRGRIKLSIKDVAAAKASGV comes from the coding sequence GTGAACCCGGTAATCAAAAAATTCCAGTTCGGTCAGTCGACCGTCACCCTCGAGACTGGCCGTATCGCCCGTCAAGCCTCCGGCGCAGTATTGGTCACCGTTGACGACGACGTCAGCGTATTGGTGACCGTGGTGGGCGCCAAGCAAGCGGATCCAGGCAAGGGCTTCTTCCCTCTGTCCGTGCACTACCAGGAAAAGACTTACGCTGCCGGTAAGATCCCTGGCGGTTTCTTCAAGCGTGAAGGCCGTCCTTCCGAGAAAGAAACCCTGACCTCGCGTCTGATCGACCGTCCGATCCGCCCTCTGTTCCCAGAAGGCTTCATGAATGAAGTGCAGGTTGTCTGCACCGTGGTTTCCACCAGCAAGAAGACCGATCCGGACATCGCTGCGATGATCGGTACCTCGGCTGCCCTGGCGATCTCCGGCATTCCTTTCGACGGCCCGATCGGCGCCGCTCGCGTGGCTTTCCACGAAAGCACCGGCTACCTGCTGAACCCGACCTACGAACAACTGGCTGCTTCGAGCCTGGACATGGTCGTGGCCGGTACCGAAGAAGCCGTACTGATGGTTGAATCGGAAGCCAAAGAGCTGACCGAAGACCAGATGCTGGGCGCGGTACTGTTCGCCCACGACGAATTCCAGTCGGTGATCAAGGCTGTCAAAGAGCTGGCTGCCGAAGCGGCCAAGCCTACCTGGGACTGGGCTGCTGCCCCAGAAGCCACCGAACTGCTGGGCGCTATCCGTGCCGAGTTCGGCGAAGCCATCTCCCAGGCTTACACCATCACCGTCAAGGCCGACCGTTACGCACGCCTGGGCGAGCTGAAAGACCAAGTGGTTGCCAAGCTCTCCGGTGAAGAAGGCCAGCCTTCGGCTGCCGAGGTCAAAGCCGCTTTCGGCGAGATCGAATACCGCACCGTTCGCGAAAACATCGTCAACGGTAAGCCACGTATCGACGGCCGCGACACCCGCACCGTACGTCCGCTGAACATCGAAGTCGGCGTCCTGCCGAAGACCCACGGTTCGGCCCTGTTCACCCGTGGCGAAACCCAGGCCCTGGTGGTTGCGACCCTGGGTACTGCCCGCGACGCACAGCTGCTGGACACCCTGGAAGGCGAGAAGAAAGACCCCTTCATGCTGCACTACAACTTCCCTCCGTTCTCGGTGGGCGAGTGTGGTCGCATGGGCGGCGCGGGTCGTCGTGAAATCGGTCACGGCCGTCTGGCCCGTCGTTCGGTCCAGGCCATGCTGCCAGCCGCCGACGTGTTCCCTTACACCATCCGCGTAGTGTCGGAAATCACCGAATCCAACGGTTCCAGCTCCATGGCTTCCGTGTGCGGTGCTTCCCTGGCACTGATGGACGCCGGTGTGCCGATGAAGGCACCGGTTGCCGGTATCGCCATGGGCCTGGTTAAAGAAGGCGAGAAGTTCGCCGTCCTGACCGACATCCTGGGTGACGAAGATCACCTGGGCGACATGGACTTCAAGGTAGCCGGTACCGCCAAAGGCGTGACCGCGCTGCAGATGGACATCAAGATCAAGGGCATCACCGAAGAAATCATGGAGATCGCCCTGGGCCAGGCCCTGGAAGCTCGCCTGAACATCCTCGGCCAGATGAACCAGATCATCGGTCAGTCCCGTAGCGAACTGTCGGCCAACGCACCGACCATGATCGCGATGAAAATCGACACCGACAAGATCCGTGACGTCATCGGTAAAGGCGGCGCCACCATTCGCGCGATCTGCGAAGAGACCAAGGCTTCGATCGACATCGAAGACGACGGCTCGATCAAGATCTTCGGCGAAACCAAGGAAGCTGCAGAAGCCGCGCGTCAGCGCGTTCTGGGCATCACCGCGGAAGCCGAAATCGGCAAGATCTACCTCGGCAAGGTTGAGCGCATCGTCGACTTCGGCGCTTTCGTCAACATCCTGCCGGGCAAGGACGGTCTGGTGCACATCTCCATGCTGAGCGACGCTCGCGTTGAGAAAGTCACCGACATCCTGAAAGAAGGTCAGGAAGTGGAAGTGCTGGTACTGGACGTGGACAACCGCGGCCGTATCAAGCTGTCCATCAAAGACGTGGCAGCGGCCAAGGCTTCGGGCGTTTAA
- the nadC gene encoding carboxylating nicotinate-nucleotide diphosphorylase: MPNLRLADLTAEIEANVRRALLEDIGSGDITAQLIPAERLAKATIITREAAVIAGTAWVDAVFRQLDPRVAVHWQVADGERVVPNQALFHLEGPARSLLTGERSALNFLQLLSGVATRARYLADFVADTQVKLLDTRKTLPGLRLAQKYAVTCGGCHNHRIGLYDAFLIKENHIAACGGIAQAVSAAHKIAPGKPVEVEVESLGELKQALAAGADIIMLDELSLDDMREAVRLNAGKAKLEASGGINESTLRPIAETGVDYISIGAMTKDVKAVDLSMRLSL, encoded by the coding sequence ATGCCGAATCTACGCCTCGCCGACCTGACCGCCGAAATCGAAGCCAACGTGCGCCGCGCGTTGCTGGAAGACATCGGCAGCGGCGACATCACCGCGCAATTGATCCCGGCCGAACGCCTGGCCAAGGCCACCATCATTACCCGCGAAGCCGCGGTCATCGCCGGCACAGCCTGGGTGGACGCAGTGTTCCGCCAACTGGATCCGCGGGTCGCCGTGCACTGGCAAGTGGCTGACGGCGAGCGAGTGGTGCCCAACCAGGCGCTGTTTCACCTCGAAGGACCGGCCCGGTCGCTGCTCACTGGCGAACGCAGCGCGTTGAACTTCCTGCAACTGCTGTCCGGCGTGGCCACCCGTGCCCGCTATTTGGCCGACTTTGTCGCCGATACCCAGGTCAAGCTGCTCGATACCCGCAAGACGCTCCCAGGCTTGCGCCTGGCGCAGAAGTACGCGGTCACCTGTGGCGGCTGCCACAACCACCGCATCGGTCTGTATGACGCCTTCCTGATCAAGGAAAACCATATCGCAGCCTGCGGGGGCATCGCCCAGGCCGTCAGCGCCGCGCACAAGATCGCCCCGGGCAAGCCGGTGGAGGTGGAAGTGGAAAGCCTTGGGGAGTTGAAGCAAGCGCTGGCAGCCGGAGCCGACATCATCATGCTCGACGAACTGAGCCTGGACGACATGCGCGAGGCCGTGCGCCTGAATGCCGGCAAGGCCAAGCTGGAAGCCAGTGGCGGGATCAATGAAAGCACCCTGCGGCCGATTGCCGAAACCGGGGTGGACTACATTTCCATCGGCGCCATGACCAAGGACGTGAAGGCTGTGGACCTGTCCATGCGCCTGAGCCTGTGA
- the rbfA gene encoding 30S ribosome-binding factor RbfA — protein sequence MAKEYSRTQRIGDQMQRELAQLIRREVKDPRVGLVTITAVEVSRDVGHAKIFITVMGQENAEEIAQSIKVLNSAAGFLRMQLAKEMKLRSVPQLHFHYDESVARGAHLSALIERAVAEDSQHGDAPAPEDAKE from the coding sequence ATGGCAAAAGAATACAGCCGTACCCAACGCATCGGTGATCAGATGCAGCGCGAACTGGCGCAGCTGATCCGTCGCGAAGTCAAGGATCCACGCGTCGGCCTGGTGACTATCACCGCCGTGGAAGTCAGCCGTGATGTCGGTCACGCGAAGATTTTCATCACCGTGATGGGCCAGGAAAACGCCGAAGAGATCGCCCAGAGCATCAAGGTGCTGAACTCGGCGGCAGGTTTCCTGCGCATGCAACTGGCCAAGGAAATGAAGCTGCGCAGCGTGCCGCAACTGCACTTCCATTACGACGAAAGCGTGGCTCGCGGGGCACACCTGTCGGCCCTGATCGAGCGTGCCGTGGCTGAAGACAGCCAGCATGGCGACGCGCCTGCCCCTGAAGACGCCAAGGAGTAA
- a CDS encoding DUF1631 domain-containing protein has protein sequence MHNDGNVVPLHKAATDQANASPLARLPVILLQVRDKAAQQLRHGLQELFDNADDTLFEMADRAQNNVEQNTLFEAMRDLRLKRKSIERAFLEKFFEAFASLVQYDPALVIPHAVAYDPSLDPSRDDLEKNVAVQAMVAKVLNREGFALGQLTERLSALLGRRLLDAENPLGPALLCEYFLQAGRSLGVEIKVKLIILKLFERYVLSDAEQLFGEANQLLIATGILPELMPPPARRASDRARVEAQAQAGEGTKPSQCQLDESVQEVFAALQTLLLQVRGSVAPTLEASAETQPISTRDLMRLLSHLQQYVPPPSAQEDFDLRNQLEQLLTRVSVKSGKSRVVDVADEDVINLIAMLFECILDDRNLPDSLKALIGRLQIPMLKVAVLDKSFFSRGNHPARRLLNEIAAAAMGWGGCDDHQRDSLYLRIEQVVQRLLSEFSDDPAIFSELLADFLAFTADERRRAELLEQRTRDAEEGRAKAELARRRVEQALNEALLGKVLPHKVVDFVRDAWSQVLLLSCLRHGDDSVEWQTAERTLHDLIWSVQPQPQADAAMRLLERVPGLLKGLRDGLNGAAVDPFATSEFFSQLEALHLQAFERQALAPLLRGSASPAEPAQMIVVAQEIVLPSAEEGPLEAAPLVLPANDPSLLLVDQLRLGAWVEFQEEEDTTLRCKLAAIVPHPVAKYVFVNRTGMKVLERTRMGLALEFQRGAVRALDDTLLFDRALESVIGNLQRLNHGK, from the coding sequence ATGCACAACGACGGGAATGTAGTGCCTTTGCACAAGGCGGCTACAGATCAGGCGAACGCTTCGCCGCTTGCCCGCCTGCCGGTGATTCTGCTTCAGGTTCGTGACAAGGCCGCCCAGCAACTGCGCCACGGTTTGCAGGAGCTGTTCGATAACGCCGACGACACCCTGTTCGAAATGGCCGATCGTGCCCAGAACAATGTCGAGCAGAACACCCTGTTCGAAGCCATGCGCGACCTGCGCCTGAAGCGCAAGAGCATCGAACGCGCATTCCTGGAGAAGTTTTTCGAAGCCTTTGCCAGCCTGGTGCAATACGACCCCGCCCTGGTCATTCCCCACGCGGTGGCATACGACCCGTCCCTTGATCCCTCCCGGGATGACCTGGAAAAGAACGTCGCGGTGCAGGCCATGGTGGCCAAGGTCCTCAACCGCGAAGGCTTTGCCCTCGGGCAACTGACGGAGCGCCTGAGTGCGCTGCTGGGCCGACGCCTGCTGGATGCGGAGAATCCCCTGGGGCCGGCGCTGCTTTGTGAGTACTTCCTGCAGGCCGGGCGCAGTCTGGGGGTGGAGATCAAGGTCAAGTTGATCATCCTCAAGCTGTTCGAGCGTTACGTGCTCAGCGATGCCGAGCAGCTTTTTGGCGAAGCCAACCAGCTGTTGATCGCCACCGGCATTCTGCCCGAGCTGATGCCGCCACCGGCGCGTCGAGCCTCGGACCGAGCCCGGGTCGAAGCCCAGGCACAGGCTGGCGAAGGCACCAAGCCCAGCCAATGCCAGCTCGACGAGAGCGTGCAGGAAGTTTTCGCGGCCTTGCAGACCTTGCTTCTGCAGGTGCGTGGCAGCGTGGCGCCGACCCTGGAAGCCAGCGCCGAGACGCAGCCGATTTCCACCCGCGACCTGATGCGCCTGCTCTCGCACCTGCAGCAATACGTACCGCCCCCCAGCGCCCAGGAAGATTTCGACCTGCGCAACCAGTTGGAGCAACTGCTCACCCGGGTCAGCGTCAAGAGCGGCAAGTCGCGGGTGGTGGACGTGGCCGACGAGGACGTGATCAACCTGATCGCCATGCTCTTCGAGTGCATCCTCGATGATCGCAACCTGCCAGACTCGCTCAAGGCGCTGATCGGGCGCCTGCAGATTCCCATGCTCAAGGTCGCGGTGCTGGACAAGAGCTTCTTCAGTCGCGGCAACCACCCGGCTCGACGCCTGCTCAATGAAATCGCCGCGGCGGCCATGGGCTGGGGCGGTTGCGACGACCACCAGCGCGACAGCCTGTACCTGCGCATCGAACAGGTGGTGCAGCGCCTGTTGAGCGAGTTCAGCGACGACCCGGCGATCTTCTCCGAACTGCTGGCCGACTTTCTCGCCTTTACCGCCGACGAACGACGTCGTGCCGAGTTGCTGGAGCAGCGCACCCGAGACGCCGAGGAAGGACGAGCCAAGGCGGAACTGGCCCGGCGCCGGGTCGAGCAGGCACTCAATGAGGCGCTGCTGGGCAAGGTACTGCCGCACAAGGTGGTGGATTTTGTTCGCGATGCCTGGAGTCAGGTGCTGCTGCTCAGTTGCCTCAGGCACGGCGATGACTCCGTCGAGTGGCAGACCGCCGAGCGCACCCTGCACGACTTGATCTGGAGTGTGCAGCCCCAGCCGCAAGCGGACGCGGCCATGCGCTTGCTGGAACGGGTGCCGGGGCTGCTCAAGGGCCTGCGTGACGGTTTGAACGGTGCGGCGGTCGATCCCTTTGCCACCAGCGAATTCTTCAGCCAGCTGGAGGCCCTGCATCTTCAGGCATTCGAGCGCCAGGCCCTGGCGCCGCTGCTGCGCGGGAGCGCTTCGCCGGCCGAGCCTGCGCAAATGATCGTGGTCGCCCAGGAGATTGTCCTGCCTTCTGCCGAGGAAGGACCGCTGGAGGCTGCGCCCCTGGTCCTGCCGGCCAACGACCCCAGCCTGCTGCTGGTCGATCAATTGCGGCTGGGGGCCTGGGTCGAGTTCCAGGAAGAGGAGGACACCACCTTGCGCTGCAAGCTGGCGGCGATTGTCCCCCATCCCGTGGCCAAGTACGTGTTCGTCAATCGCACCGGGATGAAGGTCCTGGAGCGCACGCGCATGGGCCTGGCCCTGGAGTTCCAGCGCGGCGCGGTACGGGCTCTGGACGACACCCTGCTGTTCGACCGGGCCCTGGAGTCGGTGATCGGCAATCTGCAGCGACTCAATCACGGCAAGTGA
- a CDS encoding TatD family hydrolase gives MELIDSHTHLDFPDFDDDREALLADSRARGVLRMVVLGVYQANWQRVWDLVQKDPQLYAAFGLHPVYLDAHQPADLQQLGDWLTRLAGHPQLCAVGEIGLDYFLEQLDRERQQSLFEAQLQLAADFHLPALLHVRRSHAAVIATLKRFKLKRGGIIHAFAGSREEAREYLKLGFKLGLGGAATWPQALRLRKVIAELPLDSVVLETDSPDMAPAMFPGQRNSPQHLPAICAALAQIIGIAPEQLASASTRNACELFGWPSAGL, from the coding sequence GTGGAGCTGATCGACAGCCACACCCATCTGGATTTTCCGGATTTCGACGACGACCGTGAGGCGCTGCTGGCCGACAGCCGCGCCCGGGGCGTTTTGCGAATGGTGGTGCTGGGGGTCTATCAGGCCAATTGGCAACGGGTCTGGGACCTGGTGCAGAAGGACCCACAGTTGTACGCCGCCTTTGGCCTGCACCCGGTCTATCTGGACGCTCATCAGCCCGCCGACCTCCAGCAACTGGGGGACTGGCTGACGCGGCTGGCGGGGCATCCCCAGCTGTGCGCGGTGGGCGAGATCGGCCTGGATTACTTTCTGGAACAACTGGACCGCGAGCGCCAGCAATCGCTGTTCGAGGCCCAGTTGCAGCTGGCGGCGGACTTTCACTTGCCCGCCCTGCTGCACGTGCGGCGCAGTCACGCAGCGGTGATCGCCACCTTGAAGCGCTTCAAGCTCAAGCGCGGCGGCATCATCCACGCCTTTGCCGGCAGCCGCGAGGAAGCCCGGGAATACCTCAAGCTCGGTTTCAAGCTGGGCTTGGGCGGCGCCGCCACCTGGCCCCAGGCCCTGCGCTTGCGCAAGGTGATCGCCGAGTTGCCCCTGGACTCTGTGGTGCTGGAAACCGACTCGCCGGACATGGCCCCCGCCATGTTTCCCGGCCAGCGCAACAGCCCGCAGCATTTACCCGCCATTTGCGCCGCCCTGGCGCAGATCATCGGCATCGCTCCCGAGCAACTGGCCAGCGCCAGCACCCGCAATGCCTGCGAACTGTTCGGCTGGCCTTCAGCCGGCCTGTAG
- a CDS encoding DUF6388 family protein has translation MIPKEARIDVALERYLAATPSLQEEISALSPEEQKQQAQWAFEDEAESRGIEPWELVLDLVAETPEELKAMRLEVHQEVAEALGMDLEDYLQLNEIDD, from the coding sequence ATGATTCCTAAAGAGGCAAGAATCGACGTAGCGCTTGAACGGTACCTGGCTGCCACGCCTTCCTTGCAAGAGGAAATCAGCGCCCTGAGCCCCGAAGAACAGAAGCAGCAAGCGCAATGGGCGTTTGAGGACGAGGCAGAGTCTCGCGGCATCGAGCCGTGGGAGCTGGTGCTCGATCTGGTGGCCGAGACACCGGAGGAGTTGAAGGCCATGCGGCTGGAGGTGCATCAGGAGGTTGCTGAAGCGCTGGGCATGGACCTTGAGGACTATCTGCAGCTCAACGAAATCGACGATTGA
- the ampD gene encoding 1,6-anhydro-N-acetylmuramyl-L-alanine amidase AmpD, with the protein MRLDPATGWCHGVRHCPSVNFNQRPAGEISLLVIHNISLPPGQFGTGKVQEFFQNRLDVTEHPYFAGIADLRVSAHFLIERDGAVTQFVSCLDRAWHAGVSSFEGRDTCNDFSIGIELEGTDELPFTEAQYRSLSALTEQLQAAYSAITTQRICGHSDIAPGRKTDPGRAFDWARYRAALEKGEGQ; encoded by the coding sequence ATGCGGCTGGACCCTGCCACGGGTTGGTGTCACGGCGTGCGGCACTGCCCGTCAGTCAATTTCAATCAACGTCCCGCGGGGGAAATCTCCCTGCTGGTGATTCATAACATCAGCTTGCCGCCGGGGCAGTTCGGCACCGGCAAGGTCCAGGAATTCTTCCAGAATCGCCTTGATGTCACAGAGCACCCGTATTTTGCCGGGATTGCCGATTTGCGCGTCTCGGCGCATTTCCTGATCGAACGTGACGGCGCGGTCACCCAGTTTGTCTCTTGTCTGGACCGGGCCTGGCACGCGGGGGTGTCGAGCTTCGAGGGGCGCGATACCTGCAACGACTTTTCTATTGGCATCGAACTGGAAGGCACCGACGAGCTGCCGTTCACCGAGGCCCAGTACCGGTCCTTGAGCGCCCTGACCGAACAATTGCAGGCCGCCTACAGCGCCATCACCACACAACGGATCTGTGGCCATAGCGACATTGCGCCCGGGCGCAAGACCGACCCGGGTCGGGCTTTCGACTGGGCACGCTATCGTGCCGCCTTGGAAAAGGGGGAAGGACAATGA
- a CDS encoding methyl-accepting chemotaxis protein, with protein sequence MSATSQEVARSAAAAVSSAHSVNDETISGRGLVESQQGSIVRLASEIDQSVLVINQLASDSQSISRVLEVIKSIAEQTNLLALNAAIEAARAGEQGRGFAVVADEVRTLAKRTQQSTEEIEEMIGKLHGGVSAAVKAMGSSHAMANGTVDQSEKVQQALENILGAVGMIVDQNQQIAAAVEQQTSVAHDIDQNIVEINRAGERTAEGAHQTEDASRQLSAQVMQLKQLIGAFRV encoded by the coding sequence ATGTCCGCCACCTCCCAGGAAGTGGCCCGCAGCGCGGCGGCGGCGGTCAGCAGCGCCCACAGCGTCAACGACGAAACCATCAGCGGCCGTGGCCTGGTGGAGTCGCAGCAGGGCAGCATCGTTCGCCTTGCCAGCGAGATCGATCAGTCGGTGCTGGTGATCAACCAGCTGGCCAGCGACAGCCAGTCCATCAGCCGGGTGCTGGAAGTGATCAAGAGCATTGCCGAGCAGACCAACCTGCTGGCGCTCAATGCGGCCATCGAGGCCGCGCGTGCCGGCGAGCAGGGCCGGGGCTTTGCCGTGGTGGCCGATGAAGTGCGGACCCTGGCCAAGCGCACCCAGCAGTCCACCGAGGAAATCGAGGAGATGATCGGCAAGCTGCATGGCGGTGTCAGCGCGGCGGTCAAGGCCATGGGCAGCAGCCACGCCATGGCCAACGGTACGGTCGATCAGTCGGAAAAGGTCCAGCAGGCCCTGGAAAACATCCTCGGCGCGGTGGGCATGATCGTCGACCAGAACCAGCAGATTGCCGCCGCCGTGGAGCAGCAGACCTCGGTGGCCCACGACATCGACCAGAACATCGTCGAGATCAACCGCGCCGGCGAACGTACCGCCGAGGGCGCGCACCAGACCGAAGACGCCAGCCGTCAGCTCTCGGCCCAAGTGATGCAGCTCAAGCAACTGATCGGCGCCTTCCGGGTCTAG